A region of Myxococcus stipitatus DSM 14675 DNA encodes the following proteins:
- the rpoN gene encoding RNA polymerase factor sigma-54 codes for MAMELKQSLKLAQQLVMTPQLQQAIKLLQLSRMELLEQVREEMDQNPLLEQPDEQAPGDVGDKEPGEASLEADNVEIPRDVEMPAATGDTAQEFKGDADGPPEIDWEAYLNSYQFNEPTTASNKGNVATDDLPSFEANLVKKEDLVDHIQEQLGTLRLNDAERRVAMLILGNLDDDGYLKLPDVEGDPLIRLCNEADVPMHVAERTLRRIQMLEPRGCGARDLQECLLIQLQGMKESQAPLLGLIIKRHMKYLESKNLPAIAKDLKVTLEEVVEAVKLLPKLDPKPGRNFSGDDAQYITPDVFVYKMGDEYTVVLNDDGLSKLRISGTYRNALKTGAVGPGQTKDFIQDKLRSAVWLIRSIHQRQRTIYKVTESIVKFQRDFLDKGIAHLKPLILRDVAEDIGMHESTVSRVTTSKYVHTPQGIFELKYFFNSSISRVSGEDTASEAVKHHIKQIVAQEDARNPYSDQKIVELLRSQGTEIARRTVAKYREVLGILPSSKRKRYY; via the coding sequence ATGGCGATGGAACTCAAACAAAGCCTGAAGCTTGCGCAGCAGCTGGTGATGACACCCCAGCTGCAGCAGGCCATCAAGCTGCTCCAGCTCTCCCGGATGGAGTTGCTGGAGCAGGTCCGCGAGGAGATGGACCAGAATCCTCTCCTGGAGCAGCCGGACGAGCAGGCACCGGGCGACGTGGGAGACAAGGAGCCGGGGGAAGCTTCGCTGGAGGCGGACAACGTCGAGATTCCTCGCGACGTGGAGATGCCAGCGGCCACGGGGGACACCGCCCAGGAGTTCAAGGGCGACGCGGATGGCCCGCCGGAGATTGACTGGGAGGCGTACCTCAACAGCTACCAGTTCAACGAGCCGACCACGGCGTCCAACAAGGGCAACGTGGCCACGGACGACCTGCCGTCGTTCGAGGCCAACCTCGTCAAGAAGGAGGACCTGGTCGACCACATCCAGGAGCAGCTGGGCACGCTGCGCCTGAACGACGCCGAGCGCCGGGTGGCCATGCTCATCCTGGGCAACCTGGATGACGACGGCTACTTGAAGCTGCCGGACGTGGAGGGAGACCCGCTCATCCGCCTGTGCAACGAGGCGGACGTGCCCATGCACGTGGCGGAGCGCACCCTGCGCCGCATCCAGATGCTGGAGCCTCGCGGCTGCGGCGCGAGGGATTTGCAGGAGTGCCTGCTCATCCAGCTGCAGGGGATGAAGGAGTCGCAGGCGCCGCTCCTGGGCCTCATCATCAAGCGGCACATGAAGTACCTGGAGAGCAAGAACCTGCCCGCCATCGCCAAGGACCTGAAGGTCACCTTGGAAGAGGTGGTGGAGGCGGTGAAGCTGCTCCCGAAGCTGGACCCGAAGCCGGGCCGCAACTTCAGCGGCGACGACGCGCAGTACATCACCCCCGACGTCTTCGTCTACAAGATGGGGGACGAGTACACGGTGGTGCTCAACGACGACGGCCTGTCCAAGCTGCGCATCTCCGGCACCTATCGCAACGCGCTGAAGACGGGCGCGGTGGGGCCGGGCCAGACGAAGGACTTCATCCAGGACAAGCTGCGCAGCGCGGTGTGGCTCATCCGCTCCATCCACCAGCGGCAGCGGACCATCTACAAGGTCACCGAGAGCATCGTGAAGTTCCAGCGGGACTTCCTGGACAAGGGCATCGCCCACTTGAAGCCGCTCATCCTCCGGGACGTGGCCGAGGACATCGGCATGCACGAGTCCACGGTGAGCCGCGTGACGACGAGCAAGTACGTGCACACGCCGCAGGGCATCTTCGAGCTGAAGTACTTCTTCAACTCGTCCATCTCCCGCGTGTCCGGCGAGGACACCGCGAGCGAGGCGGTGAAGCACCACATCAAGCAGATTGTCGCGCAGGAGGACGCGCGCAATCCGTACTCGGACCAGAAGATCGTGGAGCTCCTGCGCTCGCAGGGCACCGAAATCGCGCGCCGCACGGTGGCCAAGTACCGCGAGGTGCTGGGCATCCTCCCCAGCAGCAAGCGCAAGCGGTACTACTGA
- a CDS encoding GNAT family N-acetyltransferase, producing MSAPISFETDAGVPRRELVPLVAPPVVLEGRTVRLAPLGLEHAQALASLCEDSLFAYFSVVLRTQEDVERFITRALEAARKGTERPFVILERETGQPVGTTSYLDIQRDFRTLEIGWTWLGRRVWRTRVNTESKYLLLRHAFETLDVMRVQLKTDRRNARSRAAIERMGGKLEGILRNHMLVRGGVVRDSAYYGIVDTEWPEVKARLEGFLQQGA from the coding sequence ATGAGCGCCCCTATTTCTTTCGAGACCGATGCCGGTGTCCCTCGTCGGGAGCTGGTTCCCCTGGTGGCCCCGCCCGTCGTGCTGGAGGGGCGCACCGTGCGGCTTGCGCCCTTGGGGTTGGAGCACGCCCAGGCCCTGGCCTCGCTGTGTGAGGACTCCCTCTTCGCGTACTTCTCCGTGGTGCTGCGCACCCAGGAGGACGTGGAGCGGTTCATCACCCGCGCGCTCGAGGCCGCGCGGAAGGGCACCGAGCGCCCCTTCGTCATCCTGGAGCGCGAGACGGGGCAGCCGGTGGGCACCACGAGCTATCTCGACATCCAGCGGGACTTCCGGACGCTGGAGATTGGCTGGACGTGGCTGGGCCGCCGGGTGTGGCGCACGCGCGTCAACACCGAGTCCAAGTACCTGCTCCTGCGCCACGCCTTCGAGACGCTCGACGTCATGCGCGTGCAGCTCAAGACGGACCGGCGCAACGCGCGCTCCCGCGCGGCCATCGAGCGGATGGGGGGGAAGCTGGAGGGCATCCTCCGCAACCACATGCTGGTGCGCGGTGGGGTGGTTCGCGACAGCGCCTACTACGGCATCGTCGACACCGAGTGGCCCGAGGTGAAGGCCCGGCTGGAAGGCTTCCTCCAGCAAGGTGCTTGA
- the hpf gene encoding ribosome hibernation-promoting factor, HPF/YfiA family gives MQFNITFRQFGASDSLKEYAREKVERVNKLLDRAGEAHVVLSLERHLHHADITIHSGAWVLRGRDKSDDMYASIDLAMDKIERQLRRYRDKLKTHHGRERVHHRQDLVNHLKVRHAVFEVPDAEEPAAKPTPEAPVAKVVESAASTPISAATRVVRATQLTVKPLSVDEAVMQMNLMNNDFYVFHNVESDALGIIYRRKDGQYGLIEPHEPPAMAAATGT, from the coding sequence ATGCAGTTCAACATCACCTTCCGTCAGTTCGGGGCGTCGGATTCCCTCAAAGAATACGCACGCGAGAAGGTCGAGCGGGTGAACAAGCTGTTGGACAGAGCAGGAGAGGCACACGTCGTACTGTCGTTGGAGCGTCACCTCCACCACGCGGACATCACCATCCACTCCGGCGCCTGGGTGCTTCGCGGGCGCGACAAGAGCGATGACATGTACGCGTCCATCGACCTGGCGATGGACAAGATCGAGCGCCAGCTGCGCCGGTACCGGGACAAGCTGAAGACGCATCACGGCCGCGAGCGCGTGCACCACCGGCAGGACCTGGTGAATCACCTGAAGGTGCGCCACGCCGTCTTCGAGGTGCCCGACGCGGAGGAGCCCGCCGCGAAGCCCACGCCCGAAGCGCCGGTGGCGAAGGTGGTGGAGTCGGCCGCGTCCACGCCCATCTCCGCCGCGACGCGCGTGGTGCGCGCCACGCAGCTCACCGTCAAGCCGCTGTCGGTGGACGAGGCGGTGATGCAGATGAACCTGATGAACAACGACTTCTACGTGTTCCACAACGTGGAGTCGGATGCGCTGGGCATCATCTACCGGCGCAAGGATGGCCAGTACGGCCTCATCGAGCCCCATGAGCCGCCCGCGATGGCGGCCGCCACGGGCACCTGA
- a CDS encoding PTS sugar transporter subunit IIA, with translation MRIAEFLSPEAVIADMQSRTKPEVLRELSVTLVRAHPQLQEERLVEVLKEREKLGSTGIGEGVAIPHGKLSGMTQLQAAFGVSRAGVDFEAIDGKPTHLFFALVAPENSAGVHLKALARISRLFKNPRFRASILEAPTAADIHALIIQEDARP, from the coding sequence GTGAGAATCGCCGAGTTCCTCAGCCCCGAAGCCGTCATCGCGGACATGCAGTCTCGGACGAAGCCAGAGGTGTTGCGCGAGCTGAGTGTCACGTTGGTGCGGGCCCACCCCCAGCTCCAGGAGGAGCGGTTGGTGGAGGTGCTGAAGGAGCGCGAGAAGCTCGGCAGCACCGGCATCGGCGAGGGGGTTGCCATTCCCCACGGCAAGCTGTCGGGCATGACGCAGCTCCAGGCGGCCTTCGGCGTGTCCCGGGCGGGCGTGGACTTCGAGGCCATCGACGGCAAGCCCACCCACCTGTTCTTCGCGCTGGTGGCCCCCGAGAACAGCGCCGGCGTCCACCTCAAGGCGCTGGCTCGCATCTCCCGCCTCTTCAAGAACCCGCGCTTCCGGGCCTCCATCCTCGAGGCACCCACGGCCGCGGACATCCACGCGCTCATCATCCAGGAAGACGCTCGGCCCTGA
- the dtd gene encoding D-aminoacyl-tRNA deacylase — protein sequence MRAVVQRVLEASVTVEGQRVSDIGPGLLVLLGVGKGDTEADVAWMVEKLATLRIFEDTAGKMNLSLEDTSRQLIVVSQFTLYGDARKGRRPSFIDAMEPATAKALYERACEGLRQRGLSVGTGIFAADMKVALVNDGPVTLLLESPSPSTAAPKP from the coding sequence ATGCGAGCCGTGGTGCAGCGGGTGCTGGAAGCGTCGGTGACGGTGGAGGGGCAACGGGTGAGTGACATCGGCCCCGGGCTGCTGGTGCTCCTGGGCGTGGGCAAGGGTGACACCGAGGCCGACGTGGCGTGGATGGTGGAGAAGCTGGCCACCTTGCGCATCTTCGAGGACACCGCGGGGAAGATGAACCTCTCGCTGGAGGACACGTCCCGCCAGCTCATCGTCGTCAGCCAGTTCACCCTCTACGGCGACGCGCGCAAGGGGCGCCGCCCCAGCTTCATCGACGCGATGGAGCCCGCCACCGCCAAGGCCCTCTACGAGCGCGCCTGCGAGGGCCTCCGGCAGCGCGGCCTGAGCGTGGGCACCGGCATCTTCGCCGCGGACATGAAGGTGGCCCTGGTCAATGACGGCCCGGTCACCCTCCTCCTGGAGAGCCCGAGCCCGAGCACCGCCGCGCCCAAGCCCTAG
- the dacB gene encoding D-alanyl-D-alanine carboxypeptidase/D-alanyl-D-alanine endopeptidase yields the protein MQVHRARHLLAASAIVSLLLPLGSLAAPPSAEKRADREALRAALLAVLQRPSLKVSRVGVHMQSLDDGSVVFTHNADELLNPASNVKLVTSAAALAVLGSEFRYETEFLVDGMSAEGKVKTLYVRGKGDPSVTTERLWGVASELWHAGVREVGEIVVDDSWFDMERTPPGYDQEDSDRAYMAPTGALSLNWNAVAIYVRPGAGPGAKGIVEMEPPSDYFIVENQLSTGARRARRVSVTSDPAGAQQKIVVRGQVPAERGGATSQWKKIDNPPMYFGQTLKQILSTRGMKVRGRVRQGLTASSARMVYVAQSDTFDVLLKRLNKLSSNFVAEQLLKTMGAEGRGAPGSFGKGVEVVEQFLEREVGIARGTYVMKNGSGLNDANRFSAAQLNKLLRYMYGRFPLAPEYLSSVPIAGKDGTLKYRFEGSDAVGRLRAKTGTLEGVSALSGYVTSAGGERFSFSMMVNDFAGRAGPIVAGLDALGAAVAATGSSLGPSSAVAALADGGKSSGAIDDVAARIKTYLDLGRQRDSRNLGFLRTAWRSERDPAVRAVLAESLYQSNPHDYLGARTLLDSYSAGNDVYGRLREVARVLSVEVPGVTSMVELAASGNTEALARVLELAGATGADGQAQTELSVALGEVARTAPEALVVALRSALPADRDAATTLLARSLVEAGQGDHPFWKSLRRMLGAADPQVAAFAKGLDSTLSQKVAEAKAPRPSEGGGAVQVVAPAGGTPPPPPPPRPTGSAPEARTETRPGG from the coding sequence GTGCAGGTTCATCGAGCCAGACACCTCTTGGCCGCGTCGGCCATCGTTTCCCTGCTGCTTCCCTTGGGTTCCCTGGCGGCGCCTCCCTCCGCCGAGAAGCGAGCGGACCGTGAGGCCCTGCGCGCGGCGTTGCTCGCGGTGCTGCAGCGCCCCTCGCTCAAGGTGAGCCGGGTGGGGGTGCACATGCAGAGCCTGGATGATGGCTCCGTGGTGTTCACCCACAACGCGGACGAGCTGCTCAACCCCGCGTCCAACGTGAAGCTCGTGACGTCCGCGGCGGCGCTGGCGGTGCTCGGCTCGGAGTTCCGCTACGAGACGGAGTTCCTGGTCGACGGGATGAGCGCCGAGGGCAAGGTGAAGACGCTCTACGTGCGCGGCAAGGGTGACCCGTCCGTGACGACCGAGCGCCTGTGGGGCGTGGCGTCGGAGCTGTGGCACGCGGGCGTGCGCGAGGTGGGCGAAATCGTCGTGGACGACTCCTGGTTCGACATGGAGCGCACGCCGCCCGGGTATGACCAGGAGGACTCGGACCGGGCGTACATGGCGCCCACCGGCGCGCTGAGCCTGAACTGGAACGCGGTGGCCATCTACGTGCGGCCGGGCGCGGGCCCTGGCGCCAAGGGCATCGTGGAGATGGAGCCGCCCAGCGACTACTTCATCGTGGAGAACCAGCTCTCCACCGGGGCTCGTCGCGCGCGGCGCGTGTCCGTCACGTCGGACCCGGCCGGCGCGCAGCAGAAGATCGTGGTGCGCGGGCAGGTGCCGGCCGAGCGCGGTGGCGCCACCAGCCAGTGGAAGAAGATCGACAACCCTCCCATGTACTTCGGCCAGACGCTCAAGCAGATCTTGAGCACGCGGGGCATGAAGGTCCGCGGCCGGGTGCGGCAGGGGCTCACGGCGTCGTCGGCGCGCATGGTGTACGTGGCGCAGTCGGACACGTTCGACGTGCTGCTCAAGCGCCTCAACAAGCTCTCCAGCAACTTCGTCGCGGAGCAGCTGCTCAAGACGATGGGCGCGGAGGGCCGGGGCGCGCCGGGCTCGTTCGGCAAGGGCGTGGAGGTGGTGGAGCAGTTCCTGGAGCGCGAGGTGGGGATTGCTCGCGGCACGTACGTGATGAAGAACGGCAGCGGGCTGAATGACGCCAACCGCTTCTCGGCCGCGCAGCTCAACAAGCTCTTGCGCTACATGTACGGGCGCTTCCCGCTGGCGCCGGAGTACCTGTCGTCGGTGCCCATCGCGGGCAAGGACGGCACGCTGAAGTACCGCTTCGAGGGCAGCGACGCGGTGGGCCGGCTGCGCGCGAAGACGGGCACGCTGGAGGGCGTCTCCGCGCTGAGCGGCTACGTGACGAGCGCGGGTGGCGAGCGCTTCTCCTTCTCGATGATGGTCAACGACTTCGCCGGACGCGCGGGCCCCATCGTCGCGGGCCTGGACGCGCTGGGCGCGGCGGTGGCGGCCACGGGCTCCAGCCTGGGCCCGTCGAGCGCGGTGGCGGCGCTGGCGGACGGCGGCAAGTCGTCGGGTGCCATCGATGATGTCGCGGCCCGCATCAAGACGTACCTGGACCTGGGGCGGCAGCGAGACTCTCGCAACCTGGGCTTCCTGCGCACCGCGTGGCGCAGCGAGCGGGACCCGGCGGTGCGAGCGGTGCTCGCGGAGAGCCTCTACCAGTCCAACCCTCATGACTACCTGGGCGCTCGCACGCTGCTCGACAGCTACTCGGCGGGCAACGACGTGTATGGCCGCCTGAGGGAGGTCGCGCGCGTGTTGTCCGTGGAGGTGCCCGGCGTCACCAGCATGGTGGAGCTGGCCGCGTCCGGGAACACGGAGGCGCTGGCGCGGGTGCTGGAGCTCGCGGGCGCGACGGGCGCGGACGGACAGGCGCAGACGGAGCTGTCCGTGGCGTTGGGAGAAGTGGCTCGCACGGCGCCGGAGGCGCTGGTGGTGGCGCTGCGCTCGGCCCTTCCCGCGGACCGGGATGCGGCCACGACGCTCCTGGCCCGCTCGCTGGTGGAGGCGGGGCAGGGGGACCACCCCTTCTGGAAGTCGCTGCGCCGGATGCTGGGCGCCGCGGACCCGCAGGTGGCGGCCTTCGCCAAGGGCCTGGACTCCACGCTGTCGCAGAAGGTGGCCGAGGCCAAGGCGCCGCGTCCGTCCGAGGGCGGTGGCGCGGTCCAGGTGGTGGCGCCCGCTGGCGGGACGCCTCCTCCGCCGCCTCCGCCACGTCCGACGGGGAGCGCCCCGGAGGCTCGCACCGAGACCCGCCCGGGCGGGTAG
- a CDS encoding single-stranded DNA-binding protein, giving the protein MAGGVNKVILIGNLGADPEVRFTPGGQAVANFRIATSESWNDKNGQKQERTEWHRIVVWGKLAELCGEYLKKGRQCYVEGRLQTREWTDKENRKNYTTEVVANAVTFLGGRDAGDGMGGGGGGGGGRRQFGGQQQRGGMDGGDYGQPPPMDDGMGGGGGGGGGNNEDDIPF; this is encoded by the coding sequence ATGGCAGGTGGCGTGAACAAGGTCATCCTCATCGGCAACCTGGGGGCGGACCCGGAAGTGCGCTTCACCCCGGGGGGCCAGGCCGTCGCGAACTTCCGCATCGCCACGAGCGAGAGCTGGAACGACAAGAACGGCCAGAAGCAGGAGCGCACCGAGTGGCACCGCATCGTCGTCTGGGGAAAGCTCGCGGAGCTCTGCGGCGAGTACCTGAAGAAGGGACGCCAGTGCTACGTCGAGGGGCGCCTGCAGACGCGTGAGTGGACCGACAAGGAGAACCGGAAGAACTACACCACGGAGGTCGTCGCCAACGCGGTGACGTTCCTGGGCGGTCGTGACGCCGGGGACGGCATGGGTGGTGGCGGTGGCGGTGGTGGTGGGCGCCGGCAGTTCGGCGGGCAGCAGCAGCGCGGTGGCATGGACGGCGGCGACTACGGCCAGCCGCCCCCCATGGATGACGGCATGGGTGGTGGTGGCGGCGGTGGTGGCGGCAACAACGAGGACGACATCCCGTTCTGA